In Strigops habroptila isolate Jane chromosome 4, bStrHab1.2.pri, whole genome shotgun sequence, a single genomic region encodes these proteins:
- the SCNN1B gene encoding amiloride-sensitive sodium channel subunit beta, with amino-acid sequence MNLKKYFIRALHRLQKGPGYTYKELLVWYCDNTNTHGPKRIIKEGPKKQLIWFFLTLLFASLVFWQWGILINTYLSYNVTSSLSIGFKTMKFPAVTVCNANPYKYSEVKPLLKELDRLIDAALERILQPTPGNSSENIFPPLDLELWYQIPLVLIDEHDKDNPVILDIFETIQTTGGIQTSTDTPTSAGNESFVDMPTSVGNESFVDIPTSAGNKSFVDMPASAGNERFVDIPASAGNERFVDIPASAGNESFVDMPPSVGNESFVGNHTAGNHTATAPTPANTTLEEKKYKLAVKLCSYPGSDNCTYRNFTSAAQAVTEWYVLQSTSILAKVPLEERIRMGYQAEDMILACLYGAEPCNYKNFTQIYHPDHGNCYIFNWGMDEEALNSSNPGAEFGLKLILDISQQDYIPYLSSAAGARLMLHQQKSFPFLKDQGIYAMAGTETSIGVLVDELERMGYPYSDCTMNGSDVPVKNLYSQYNTSYSIQACLRSCFQNDMIEICGCGHYMFPLPPGVNYCNNEDYPGWAYCYSLLRSSIRHRQICIDSCKETCNDTQYKMTISMADWPSEASEDWIFHILSYERDMSTNVTLDRNGIIKLNIYFQEYNYRTISESAATTIVWLLSNLGGQFGFWMGGSVLCLIEFGEIIIDSLWITIINIISWCKGLKQRRAQARYPDAPPTVSELVEAHTNLGFQHEAAGTLPRDRDEALPPEPGTPPPNYDSLRVQPLDVLRPDSDTETE; translated from the exons ATGAACCTAAAAAAGTACTTCATCCGGGCACTGCACCGCCTGCAGAAGGGCCCCGGCTACACCTACAAGGAGCTGCTGGTCTGGTACTGCGACAACACCAACACGCACGGCCCCAAGCGCATCATCAAAGAGGGGCCGAAGAAGCAACTCATCTGGTTCTTCCTAACTTTGCTCTTTGCGTCTCTGGTCTTCTGGCAGTGGGGAATCCTCATCAACACTTACCTCTCCTACAACGTCACTTCGTCTCTCTCTATTGGCTTTAAGACCATGAAGTTCCCAGCAGTCACAGTCTGCAATGCCAACCCTTACAA ATACTCGGAGGTGAAGCCTCTGCTGAAAGAGCTGGACCGGCTCATCGATGCGGCACTGGAGAGGATCCTGCAGCCTACGCCGGGCAACAGCAGCGAGAACATCTTCCCACCGCTCGACCTGGAGCTCTGGTACCAGATCCCCCTGGTCCTCATTGACGAGCACGACAAAGACAACCCTGTCATCCTGGACATCTTTGAGACCATCCAGACCACTGGGGGCATCCAGACCTCTACAGACACCCCAACCTCTGCAGGCAACGAAAGCTTTGTGGACATGCCAACCTCTGTGGGCAACGAAAGCTTTGTGGACATCCCAACCTCTGCAGGCAACAAAAGCTTTGTGGACATGCCAGCCTCTGCGGGCAACGAAAGGTTTGTGGACATCCCAGCCTCTGCGGGCAACGAAAGGTTTGTGGACATCCCAGCCTCTGCGGGCAACGAAAGCTTTGTGGACATGCCACCCTCTGTGGGCAACGAAAGCTTTGTGGGCAACCACACTGCAGGCAACCACACTGCCACTGCACCGACCCCGGCCAACACCACattggaagaaaagaagtacAAGCTGGCGGTGAAGCTG TGCAGCTACCCCGGCTCCGACAACTGCACCTACAGGAACTTCACCAGCGCGGCGCAGGCGGTGACCGAGTGGTACGTCCTGCAGTCCACCAGCATCCTCGCCAAAGTGCCCCTGGAGGAGAGAATCAGGATGGGCTACCAGGCAGAGGACATGATCCTGGCCTGTCTCTATGGCGCTGAACCCTGCAACTACAA GAATTTCACCCAGATCTATCACCCAGACCATGGTAACTGCTACATCTTCAACTGGGGCATGGATGAAGAGGCTCTAAATTCCTCCAACCCGGGAGCCGAATTTG GGCTGAAGTTAATCCTGGACATCAGCCAGCAGGACTACATCCCTTACCTGTCATCCGCTGCCGGGGCCAGGCTCATGCTGCACCAACAGAAGAGCTTCCCCTTCCTGAAGGATCAGGGCATCTATGCAATGGCCGGGACGGAAACCTCCATCGGGGTGCTGGTG gatGAACTGGAACGGATGGGCTACCCCTACAGCGACTGCACCATGAACGGGTCTGATGTCCCTGTGAAAAATCTCTATAGCCAATACAACACCTCCTACTCCATACAG gcttgCCTGCGCTCCTGCTTCCAGAATGACATGATTGAAATCTGTGGATGCGGTCACTATATGTTTCCTTTACCTCCAGGGGTAAATTACTGCAATAACGAAGATTACCCAGGCTGGG CATATTGCTATTCATTACTGAGGTCAAGCATAAGGCACAGACAGATCTGTATTGACTCTTGTAAGGAAACATGCAA CGACACGCAGTACAAGATGACCATCTCCATGGCAGACTGGCCGTCCGAAGCCTCCGAG GACTGGATTTTCCATATTCTGTCTTATGAAAGGGATATGTCAACAAACGTGACTCTGGACAG GAACGGGATCATCAAGTTGAACATCTACTTCCAGGAGTACAACTACCGCACCATCTCTGAGTCAGCTGCCACGACG atcGTGTGGCTGCTGTCGAACCTGGGAGGGCAGTTCGGGTTCTGGATGGGAGGCTCCGTGCTCTGCCTCATCGAGTTCGGGGAGATCATCATCGACTCGCTGTGGATCACCATCATCAACATCATCAGCTGGTGCAAAGGGCTCAAGCAGAGGCGGGCGCAGGCACGGTACCCAGACGCGCCGCCAACAGTGTCGGAGCTGGTGGAGGCTCACACCAACCTGGGCTTCCAGCACGAGGCCGCGGGGACCCTGCCCAGGGACAGGGACGAGGCGCTGCCCCCCGAGCCCGGCACCCCCCCTCCCAACTACGACTCGCTGCGAGTGCAGCCCCTCGATGTCCTCAGGCCCGACAGCGACACCGAGACCGAGTGA